A part of Saimiri boliviensis isolate mSaiBol1 chromosome 11, mSaiBol1.pri, whole genome shotgun sequence genomic DNA contains:
- the LOC141580439 gene encoding uncharacterized protein LOC141580439, with translation MIPAVSSPERPGLVFVFSPPPTPPRGRVPRAALPTRPGGPRGAPLLRCARSSPPRPAGSGSGLAAAEEEEAAAAAEAPAAQLLPALKEEGGREGGRRGGGGGEGRREGAGGGGPGTGGLEGARQQPGRREPESERGPGRASSLPSPAAARAEAAARQRASEQAVGRTERLERPTLLRVPLTPTRGSALPFYPAPSRPPGKPGVESGAGAGRGADSLPSPHKGGGERTSRGGGRPSAAFARQRRRRRLRRKPGPEPAPLWSLRRLPPGVPILICPLPAVPRGAGSVNFTRGCKIGQSPRPRPPRPSPDPLAAGPVRRLLLSTSTALFLFKAFYGPR, from the exons ATGATCCCCGCTGTCTCGTCCCCGGAGAGACCCGGCCTTGTCTTCGTCTTCTCCCCCCCTCCCACCCCGCCCCGGGGCCGAGTCCCCCGGGCTGCCCTCCCCACCCGCCCGGGCGGGCCTCGCGGGGCTCCGCTGCTGCGCTGCGCTCGCTCCTCTCCCCCCCGCCCCGCCGGCTCAGGCTCCGGGCTggcggcggcggaggaggaggaggcggcggcggcggccgaggCGCCGGCGGCTCAGCTGCTCCCGGCTCT aaaggaggagggagggagggagggagggaggcgagggggagggggcggggagggacggagggagggagcgGGGGGAGGGGGACCCGGGACGGGCGGGCTGGAGGGCGCGCGGCAGCAGCCGGGGCGCCGAGAGCCAGAATCGGAACGCGGGCCGGGCCGGGCGTCCAGCCTCCCCTCGCCAGCCGCGGCTCGGGCCGAGGCTGCTGCGCGGCAGCGGGCAAGCGAGCAAGCGGTCGGCCGGACTGAGCGGCTAGAGCGCCCCACTCTCCTCCGAGTCCCCCTCACTCCGACACGAGGCTCAGCACTGCCATTTTACCCAGCGCCGTCGCGGCCGCCTGGCAAACCCGGAGTGGAGAGCGGAGCGGGTGCAGGCCGTGGAGCGGACTCGCTCCCTTCCCCTCAcaaaggaggaggggagagaacgAGCCGCGGCGGCGGCAGGCCCTCAGCCGCTTTCGCTAGGCAGCGCCGCCGCCGAAGGCTTCGGAGAAAACCCGGCCCGGAGCCCGCGCCTCTCTGGAGCCTGCGCCGCCTCCCTCCCGGCGTCCCTATCCTGATCTGTCCCCTACCGGCCGTACCGAGGGGAGCGGGCAGCGTGAACTTTACCCGCGGCTGCAAAATTGGCCAGAGCCCGAGACCGCGGCCGCCTCGTCCCAGCCCTGACCCCCTGGCAGCCGGCCCGGTCCGTCGGCTGCTGCTTAGCACCTCTACAGCGCTTTTCCTCTTCAAAGCCTTCTACGGACCCCGCTAA